One Flagellimonas sp. CMM7 genomic region harbors:
- a CDS encoding site-specific integrase, producing MFNRKTCSMRTDSTLGVIFFTRKKRNNPEWLDIYVRITVNKERAELSIKRDIAMSNWDIFRCRAKETSENLILLNAYLDDVYAEVLNAHKQLHSERKLITAKAIKLRYLGEDEQRITLMQAVAFHNRNINNELKAGTLKNYFSTERYLKEFLQERLKTDDIYLVQLNYRFIVDFENFIRTYKPKKERKICSNNGVMKHMSRLMKITNMAIRMEWLDKNPFKNYKLRFIKNERDYLTERELNLLEETNFMIIGLKRVKDIFLFSCYTGLSYIDIKDLRPDQILIGLDGNRWIHTKRAKTDEPLKIPLLPRAWEIINKYEEGSKRTGKLLPVYSNQKTNKYLKEIAMASHIYKNITFHVARHTFATTVTLSNGVPIETVSKLLGHTKLSTTQIYARVLQKKVGEDMQNLMNLYKAKKNLGS from the coding sequence ATGTTTAACAGAAAGACTTGCAGTATGCGTACAGACAGCACTTTAGGAGTGATTTTCTTCACCAGGAAAAAGCGTAACAATCCAGAATGGTTGGACATTTACGTCCGAATTACCGTCAATAAGGAACGAGCAGAACTCAGTATTAAACGGGACATCGCAATGAGCAATTGGGATATTTTCAGATGTCGGGCCAAAGAAACCTCTGAAAACCTGATTTTGCTCAATGCATATTTGGATGATGTATATGCGGAAGTCCTCAATGCACACAAACAACTACATTCCGAAAGGAAACTGATCACGGCAAAAGCGATCAAGCTGAGGTACCTCGGAGAGGATGAACAACGTATAACTTTGATGCAAGCCGTAGCCTTTCATAACAGGAACATCAACAACGAACTAAAGGCAGGTACCTTAAAGAACTACTTTTCGACGGAAAGGTACTTGAAAGAGTTTCTTCAGGAAAGACTAAAGACCGATGACATCTATTTGGTGCAACTCAACTATAGGTTTATCGTTGATTTTGAGAATTTCATACGGACATACAAGCCCAAAAAAGAAAGAAAGATATGTTCAAATAACGGTGTGATGAAACATATGTCCCGACTTATGAAAATAACCAACATGGCAATTCGAATGGAGTGGTTGGATAAAAATCCATTCAAAAACTATAAGTTACGTTTCATTAAAAACGAGCGGGACTATCTTACGGAAAGGGAACTAAATCTTTTGGAAGAAACCAATTTTATGATCATTGGTCTGAAAAGGGTCAAGGATATTTTCCTTTTCAGTTGCTATACGGGGTTATCCTACATCGATATTAAGGATTTAAGACCCGATCAAATACTTATTGGGTTGGACGGGAACCGATGGATACATACCAAAAGGGCAAAAACGGACGAACCACTCAAGATTCCACTTTTACCAAGAGCTTGGGAAATAATAAACAAGTATGAAGAAGGATCAAAGCGTACCGGGAAACTTCTACCGGTATATAGTAACCAAAAGACCAATAAATACTTGAAGGAGATTGCAATGGCTTCCCATATCTATAAGAATATTACTTTTCACGTAGCTAGGCATACCTTCGCCACGACAGTGACATTATCCAATGGGGTTCCAATTGAAACCGTATCAAAGCTTTTGGGGCACACCAAATTATCCACTACACAGATTTATGCTAGAGTTTTACAGAAGAAGGTAGGGGAGGACATGCAAAACCTAATGAACCTTTATAAAGCCAAAAAGAACCTGGGAAGCTAA
- a CDS encoding RteC domain-containing protein — protein sequence MELQLLSQELSEELARIESITKDVVKKSDLSIVLCRNLLIKFKRSISKIKFHSPTEEIHFFKQIKQIPLSNLVYFFELKSFEIHYPKGSDSSKKKYINRKLKKLNVFFSHNLDFIQYIDQEKTYLDTHYFTRAFFDEFNITHARYYFRDPDFSTSHDLLLAKLSANRRLIVYMDQRLSNIGRLNGHVITPSNRLNWTGSKTDMTELVYALKSSGAINQGRASIREITKALEQLFHFRSGDPYQNYREIRIRKKSRTKFLDNLTISLQSDLDKADE from the coding sequence ATGGAATTACAACTACTATCCCAAGAACTTTCGGAAGAATTGGCAAGAATCGAATCGATTACCAAAGATGTAGTCAAAAAAAGTGATTTGTCCATCGTTTTATGTCGAAATCTATTAATTAAGTTCAAAAGAAGTATTTCAAAAATCAAATTCCACTCCCCCACTGAAGAGATCCATTTTTTTAAGCAGATCAAACAGATACCTCTTAGCAACTTGGTGTACTTTTTTGAACTTAAGTCCTTTGAAATACACTATCCAAAAGGCAGTGATTCTTCCAAGAAAAAATATATCAACAGAAAGCTTAAGAAGTTGAATGTGTTTTTCTCCCATAATCTTGACTTTATACAATACATCGACCAAGAGAAAACCTATTTGGATACCCATTACTTTACAAGAGCGTTTTTCGATGAATTCAACATTACTCATGCCCGTTATTATTTTAGGGATCCCGATTTTAGCACCTCCCATGATTTATTGCTAGCCAAATTGAGTGCCAATCGAAGATTAATAGTTTATATGGACCAAAGACTATCCAACATTGGAAGATTGAATGGCCATGTAATTACTCCCTCAAACCGTTTAAACTGGACTGGAAGTAAAACAGATATGACCGAATTGGTATATGCACTAAAAAGTTCCGGAGCAATTAACCAAGGTAGGGCCAGTATTCGTGAGATTACCAAAGCATTGGAGCAACTATTTCATTTTAGAAGTGGTGACCCATATCAAAACTACAGGGAGATTCGAATCAGGAAAAAGAGCCGTACCAAATTCTTGGATAATTTAACCATCAGTTTACAATCTGATTTGGACAAAGCTGACGAATAA
- a CDS encoding helix-turn-helix domain-containing protein: MPANIITADDLKEFKEKLVSEIKELLNNYNRITIDKWIKSNIVMKKLGISPGTLQNFRINETIPFSKLGGIIYYDEEEIDEILKNNKNFFLKNRNDSRYI; the protein is encoded by the coding sequence ATGCCAGCGAATATCATTACCGCAGATGATTTAAAGGAGTTCAAAGAAAAACTTGTCTCCGAAATCAAGGAACTCTTGAATAATTACAATCGTATCACAATTGACAAATGGATCAAATCGAACATTGTGATGAAAAAATTGGGCATTAGCCCGGGCACTTTGCAGAACTTCCGAATCAATGAAACCATACCTTTTTCCAAACTGGGAGGTATCATTTATTACGATGAGGAAGAAATCGACGAGATTTTAAAAAACAATAAGAACTTCTTTTTAAAAAATCGAAATGATAGTCGCTACATATAA
- a CDS encoding ORF6N domain-containing protein, with the protein MELQAIQNRIYEVRGQKVLLDFDLAAMYGTETKRLKEAVRRNIERFPSDFMFELTNEEHKSLRTQSATLEKNGRGKFSKYNPFAFTEQGIAMLASVLRSSKAIEVNIQIVRAFVFLRKYALSHSELTLKLQELEAKYNKQFKDVFEAINFLLQKDKIETDQKKRNRVGFKK; encoded by the coding sequence ATGGAACTACAGGCGATACAAAATAGAATTTATGAGGTGCGGGGGCAAAAAGTACTTTTAGATTTTGACCTTGCAGCAATGTATGGAACGGAAACCAAAAGGTTAAAAGAAGCTGTGAGAAGAAATATAGAGCGTTTCCCATCCGACTTTATGTTTGAATTGACCAATGAAGAACATAAATCTTTAAGGACGCAATCTGCGACCTTAGAAAAAAACGGGCGTGGCAAGTTTAGCAAATACAATCCTTTTGCTTTTACCGAACAAGGTATTGCAATGTTGGCAAGCGTATTGCGCAGCTCCAAGGCCATTGAGGTCAACATACAGATTGTACGTGCTTTTGTTTTCCTTAGAAAGTATGCCTTATCCCATTCGGAATTGACCCTTAAACTCCAAGAATTGGAAGCCAAGTATAATAAACAATTTAAGGACGTTTTTGAGGCGATTAATTTTCTACTTCAAAAGGATAAAATTGAAACGGACCAAAAAAAACGGAATAGGGTAGGATTTAAAAAGTAA